Genomic segment of Dethiosulfovibrio salsuginis:
CTGGGAGATGGATACGCCGGGGCTGGAGAGACTCTCCAGCTTAGTCGAGGATAATATAGACCTGGACGAACTGCTAAAGATCGCCCTATCCTCCGAGGCCTACCCGGAACACCGTAGAGACCTATTCTCCGCCCAGAAGCTCAGGGGTAAGGTCAAGGTTGCTGTGGCGATGGACAGGGCCTTCCACTTTTACTATCAGGATAACCTGGATATCCTGTCCCATATGGGGGCGGAGATAGTTCCCTTCAGCCCTCTGGAGGATTCCAGCCTCCCTGAGGCCTCGGCGATCTATATAGGGGGAGGCTTTCCTGAGCTGACCGCTGAGGAGCTGGAGTCCAACCACACCATGAGGGAGGACATCCTGAAGAAGGCCCAGCTCGGCATGCCTATCTTCGCCGAGTGCGGCGGCCTCATGTACCTGGTGGACAGGATAGAGACCCCCGACGGAGTGGACAGATCAATGGTGGGGATATTCTCCGGCAAGGTCTCAATGGGAAAAAGGCTCCGGGCCCTGGGATACTGCCATGGGGAGACCCTGAGGAACACCTTGTTCGGCCCCAAGGGCAGAGCTATAAAAGGCCACGTGTTTCACTGGTCCTCCTACGAGGGACCGGAGGATACCTCCTGGGCCCTGAGGCTGACCAAGGGCGATACCAACACTATGGAGGGCCTGGCCTACAAAAACGTCCTGGCCAGCTACCTCCACGTACACTTCGCCAGCGACCTGTCCATCGCCGAATCCTTCATATCCTCAGCCCTGGAGTGGCAAAAAAAGGCCAACAGGGTTTGACAAATGGCCGGAAGGCCCTATCATTTTCCGATGTACCTAAGACACGAAAAGCCTCGATTCTCTCGGAAGACCGGTGCAATTCCGGCGCGGACCCGCCACTGTGAACTCCATCCTGGAGTGAGCCAGATCTGGGGAAACGAGGCTGATTAAAGACCTGCGAGGTTCAGGCGTCTGGAGGCGGACCTTGAGGGTCCGCCTTTTTATTTAGGAGGTATGAAATGTATAAGAGATTTATGGCTCCATCGGACATAGAGGCAAAGAGCTTCAGGATACTTCAGGAGAAGATGGGCCGCTTCCAGGGCACCGAGGAGGAACTGGCTATAGTGACCAGGGTCGCCCACGCCACCGCCGATGTGGACTTCGGGAAGAGCCTCTATATCCACCCTAAAGCGATAGAGTCGGCCATAGCGGCCCTCAAGGCAGGGAAGCCTGTAATAACCGACGTGGAGATGGTGAGAGCGGGCATAAGAAAGGAAGGGCTATCAAGGCTGGGAGGGGAGGTACTGACCTTCCTAAACGACCCAGACGTGGCGGAGATGGCAAAGGCCACGGAGAACGCCACTAGGTCCCAGATGGCCATGAGAAAGGCGGTTGCCCACATGGACGGCGCCATCGTTGCCATAGGCAACGCCCCTACCGCTCTTTTCGAGGTCATAGACAGGATAAAGTCGAAAGACGTCCGTCCTGCGGTGGTGATAGGTATGCCGATAGGATTCGTCGGAGCCGCCGAGTCCCATCAGGAGCTTATGGACCTAGACTATCCCTCCATAACCGCCCCAGGACCTAAAGGAGGGAGCCCCGTCGCCGCCGCCACGGTAAACGCCCTCATAAAGCTGGCCCTCGGAGAATGATGGACCCACTGGAAAAACTGGGCAAGGTGGGGGATCTCCAGAGGGGCTTCACCTCAGGTACCTCCGCCCAGGCGGCGGTGAAGGGAGCGGCCATCATGGCGGTGACCGGTGTGTCGGTGGAGTACGTGGAGGTTACTCTGCCAAACGGCGAGGACATAGAGATACCCTTAACCGACCTCAACGCCGGGCCAGGATGGGGGTCCTGTTGCGTGGTCAAGAGGTCCGGCGACGACCCGGACGTCACCGACGGCCACCGTTTCTGCGCCACGGTCAGGGTCACCGACGAAGAGGGAGTGACCTTAAAAGGCGGCGTAGGGGTCGGTAAGGTTACCAAGCAGGGCCTCCCTGTCCAGCCAGGAGAGTGGGCAATAAACCCCACCCCCAGGAGGATGATGGAACGTGACCTCTCGTGTCTGGTTCCCGAGGGCAAGGGGCTTGAGGCGATGATATGGGTCCCCGACGGCGAGGAGCTGGCAAAAAAGACCTGGAACCCCAGGCTCGGCATAGAGGGAGGCATCTCCATAATAGGGACCACCGGCGTTGTGGAACCTAAGTCCACCGCCGCCTGGGAGGCGTCAATAGACCTCTACGTTAAGGTGGCCGCAAAGGAGGCAGGTGACGGCCCGATGTACCTCCCTCTGGGCTATATCGGCGAGAGGCTGCTGTCGGAACGCTATTCCATCGACCTGGGCAAGACAGTCAAGACCGGAGACAAGGTAGGCTACACCCTGGAAAGGTGTCGGGCAGAGGGGATAAAAAAGGCCCTGGTGGTGGGGCATATAGGCAAGCTGTCCAAGGTCGCGGCGGGCATATTCGACACCAACTACCGCTCCGGCGACGGACGGCTGGAGACAATAGCCGCCTGGGCGGGAGCCTGTGGGGCATCCGCTGAGACCGTCAGGGAGATACTGGACCTCAAGCTCGCCGAGGCCGCGGTGGCCATTCTCCAAAGGGAGGGTCTGGACGAGGCACTTTACCACCTGGCCCGACGGTCCGGCGAGAGGATGGCGGACCTGCTGGACCAGAAGATGGAGATAGGTGTCATCCTGACGGACCTGGCGGGAAACGTCCTGAGCGTATGGCCCGAGGGCCTTTTGGAGGAAGAGCGATGGAAAAAGTTTACGTCGTAGGGGTTCCGCCGTCTATGGACTACATGATCCCCTTGGCCTCCAGGATCATAGGTTCGTCCCACACCCTCATAGGGGCCCCGAGGCTTCTGGATATGTTCAAGGACCTGAAGGGCAAAAGGCTGACCCCCCTCCAGGGAGGATACGGAACCTGCCTGGAGATCATAAAGAACAGGGCACCGGAGGAGAAAATCGCCGTTTTGGTCTCCGGGGATCCCTGTTTTTACAGCCTGGGGACCTCCCTGGCCTCGGCTATGCCAAAGGAGGAACTTGAGATCGTGCCGGCCATAGGGTCCATGTCCCTGGCCTTCGCAAGGCTTGGTCTGGCCTGGCAGGACTGCGTATTCCTGAGCTTTCACGGCAGGGCGGACGTCGATCTTGACCGGGCCATAAAGGATCCGACCAGGCCTGTGGCGGTGCTGACAGGGGGCGAGAACGGCCCTTCGTCGGTGGCCCGGGCCTTTTTGGACGCCGGGCCCGACAGGGTATGTCACGTCATGTCGAACCTAGGGATGGAGGGGGAAAGAATCCAGCCCCTTACCCTGTCCTCCCTGGCAAAAGACAGCAGTGATTTCCCCTCCCTGACGGTCTTGGTCCTGGAGGGCCTGAGATGATCGGGCCCTACAGGGACGAGGACTTCGCCAGGCTCCCTAAGGTCCCTCTGACCAAGGCCCCTATAAGGGCCCTGGTGGCGTCGCTGCTCCAGCCCCTCCACGGCCGTACCGTCGGGGAGGTCGGGACCGGCACAGGAGGGATCACCTCCGAGCTTGCCAGAGCTGTAGGCCCAGGAAGGGTCTACTCCATGGACCCGTCAAAAGAGGCCATAGAGGTGGCGACGAAGAACCTCTCCGATCTCGGCCTGATCCAGAGAGTCACCCTGATCCCCCAGGGCGCACCGGAGGGTCTGTCCACGGTCCCCACTCTGGACGGACTGGTCGTAGGGGGACATGGAGGGGACCTTAGGTCCATAATAGCCGCCTCGCTGCCTAAGATGTCCGCCGGATCGAGGATAGTGGTGACAGCCAACATGCCCTCCACAGCAGTAGAGGCGTTAGAGACTATGGAGGCGTGTTCTATGGCCCCGGAGATGTGGCAGATAACCCCGTCCATGGGGCATAAAACCGGGGCAGGCTGGATGCTTAAGGCCCTGAACCCGGTGTTTGTAGTCTGGGGAGACGTTCCTCAGGATAGATCTGAAATTAAGGAGAGCCTTTTATGACGAAAATACCCAACCCAGTCCACTTCGTAGGGGCGGGACCGGGAGCACCGGACCTGATAACCCTGAGAGGCAAGACCCTACTGGAGACGGCGGACCTGGTCATCTACGCCGGAAGTCTGGTAAACCCTGAGATACTCCTTTGGTGCAGGGATAGCGCTGTGATAATGGACTCGGCGTCCATGGACCTGACGGAACAGGTAGAGGCCATGGAGCGGTCCTTCCGGGAGGGCCTGTCGGTGGTCCGACTGCACACCGGTGATCCAAGCCTCTACGGAGCGGTGGCGGAACAGAAAAGGTCGCTGGAGGACAGAGGGATACCGGTGGTGTTCGTGCCAGGGGTAAGCAGCCTTCAGGCGTCGGCTGCGGCCCTTGGGATCCAGTACACCGTTCCAGGAGGGACCCAGACTCTGATCTGCACCAGAAGGGCTGGGAGGACCCCTGTTCCCCAGTCAGAGTCCCTGGAAAAGCTGGCCTCCCACGGGGCCACCATGGTCATGTTTTTGAGCTCCGACCAAGCCCAGGAGGTCGCAGAGGACCTTATAACCGGCGGCATAGCCCCGGAGACCCCCTCCGCCTGCGTCTACAGGGCTTCATGGGACGATCAGATCGTGATCCGGTCCACCTTGCTAGAGCTCCCTGGCGCCATGAGGGAGAGATCCATAGACCGTCAGGCCCTCATAATAGTGGGCCAGTGCATCGATCCAGGCACCTCCGCAAGCCTGCTCTACGACAGGACCTTCTCCCACGGCTTTAGGGAGGGCAGGGAATGATATCGGTCTTCTCGGTGTCCCAAAGGGGAGCGAAGACCGGCGAACGGTGCGCCTCTTTGGTAGGCGGCGAACACCGCAGGCCCCCTAGAGACCAGCTCAGATCCTCGGTTTCCCAGGCATGGGGGCAGTCCAAGGCCATCGTTATGGTGGGGTCCATCGGGGTGGCTGTGAGGGTGATAGCTCCCCTTCTACAGGACAAGGAGACCGACCCGGCGGTTATAGTGGTGACCGAGGACGGCAAGACGGTTATCCCCCTGACAGGGGCCCATCTTGGAGGAGGGACCGACCTATCCCGTTCCCTGGGAACCGGCCTTGAGGCGGAGGTGGTTCTGACCACCTCCAGCGACAGGACCAGCTCTATAGCCCCGGACCTGCTCTGCTCCCGATGGGGCTGGAAAATAGAGGGCAAAAGAGGCCTGGTAGACACCAACGGAGCCCTCCTGGACGGGAAGGACCTGCTCTACTGGATCGAGGAGGATCAGTCCATGCCCCCCTTTCCCGAGAGATATCTGAGGACCCCCAGGAGGGATCTGGCCCAGGTCATAGTCTCCTCAAAAAAGAGGGGTCTGGCCTCCGACCAGGTCCAGTTAGTCCCGCCTTCGACGGTGGCAGGGATGGGCTGTCGAAAGGGAACCGCCAAGACCGCGCTCCTCCAGGAGCTGACCGAGGCCCTGGAGGACCACGGGCTGCTTATCCAGAGCGTCGGGGAGATAAGGACCGCCTGGGCTAAAAAGGACGAGCCCGGGCTTATGGCCCTAGGGGAGGAGCTGGGCATCCCTGTGACGATTATGACCGACGACGAGATAAAAGCGGTTCAGGGGACCTTCTCCCCATCAGCGGCGGAGGATCACCTAGGTCTGCCAGGGGTGGCCGAGCCCTGTGCTGCAAGCGCCGGAAGGCTCCTAGGGCCTAGAAGGGCCCAAAATGGGGTCACAGTAGCCCTGGCCCACCGGCCCCTTAACTTCGTCGGCAAACTGTCTGTGGTGGGAACAGGACCGGGGGACAGCGGATACATCACCCTTCAGGCCAGAGAGGCCATAGATAGGGCGGACTGGGTCGTGGGGTACAGGCTGTACGTGGACCAGCTCCCCCAGGAATGGCTGGAGGGAAAGGGAGTAGAGAGGTACGGCATGGGCCAGGAGGAGGAAAGGGTCGAGGCGGCTCTGAGCCTGGCCCGGAAGGGCTACAGGGTGGCACTGGTCTCCGGCGGGGACCCTATACTTTTCGGTATGGCGGGCCTCGCCAGAAACATGGCGATGGGAGTACCCCTAGAGGTTATCCCAGGGCTTTCGGCGGTCCAGGCCGCAGGGGCGACCCTGGGGGCCCCCTACTCCAACGGCCTCATAATGCTATCCCTCTCCGATTACCTCCAGCCCTGGCGGGCCATAGAGGTGGCACTGGAGGGAGCGGCCTCCACCGACCTGACGGTGGCCCTGTACAACCCTGTCCGAAAGGGACTGGAGGAAAAGCTGGATAAGGTAAAGTACACCTTTACCGCAAGAGGTTACATCGACGGCTGGCTCATAAGGGACGCAGGGAGGCCGGAGGAATCGATGAGACCGATAAAGCTGGCGGAACTGGACCACCGGGACGTGGACATGAGAACAATGATACTGCTCCCTGGGAAAAACACCGTCTATCGAGACGGCGTTCTCGTAGATACCAGAGGATACGGCAAGGAAAGGACTGACTCTATATGAAGCGAACCCTTATAGGCATAGGGGTGGGGCCCGGCGACCCGGACCTGGTCACAGTCGGGGCAATTAAGGCCCTGAAGGAGGCCGACGTGGCCCTCCTCCCTCTGGCAAAGGAAGGAGGGTCCAGCGTGGCGGGCAGCATAGTGAAGAGCCATCTGGACCGAGATTGGACCTCCTTCGTCTTCCCCATGAAGGGAAGGGAGGAGGAAAGGGACGGAGTGATACTGGACCAGCTTGAGAGGCTACGCCCCCTTTGGGAGGGAGCCGCCACTATAGCCCTGCCGGTCATAGGGGACTCGACACTCTACGCCACCGTGGCCTGGCTCTTTATGCAGTGGCGTAAGCTGGACCCATGCATGGAGCTGAGGCTGATCCCTGGAATATCCGCCCACTCACTGGCGGCGGCCAGGACCGGTAGCTTTTTGGCAATGGGGGAAGAGAGGCTGTCGATCCTGCCGGGAACCGCTCCCTATTCCGACTTAAGGGACTCCCTTCACGCCTCCGACTGCGCCGCAATCTATAAACCCTCCGCCCTGGGAGAGGATCTGCCCAGGCTGATGGAGGAGACCGGTCCATGGCCATCGGCGGTTCGGATAACCAAAGCGGGATTACCCGAGGAACGTATAGAGGTCGGAGAGAATGCCCTGACCCCCTGCGAAGACTATCTGTCCATACTGATACTTAGACGGCAGGGGGAAGGGGAATGAACCTGAGCTGCGTCTATCTGGACCACCGAAACAGCACCGTGTCCCAGAGGTCCGGCCTATGGGAGGACCTGGACCAGCTTGAGGAGTTCGTCGAGGAGGGAACCATCTCCGAGTGTCTGCCCCTCCACACCTGCAACAGGGTGGAGCTGTATATGCTCCACAGCGGCAACGAACTTCCGGTGGAGATCCTTCCCACCATGCCGCTCTCGACGCTAAAGGGCCTCGACGCCGTGGATCACCTCATCAGGGTCCTTCTAGGGCTGGAGAGCATGGCCTGTGGAGAGTCCTTCGTGGTATCCCAGGTCAAAAAAGAGTACGAAAGGTACAGGCCTCTCTGCGGCCCTATCCTCAACAGGTTGGTCCAGCGGTGTCTCAACGCCGCCTCCATACTTAGGACCGAGTTCCATCCCGGCAGGGCCCCGTCCATTCCGTGGCTGATGGTCCAGTCCCTCAGGGAACACCGCCTTTGGCCATCGATAAAAATCCTGGTTCTAGGGGCGGGAGATATGGGAGAGGAGACTGCGAAGGTCCTGAGGGCCTCCCAGGTCCCCTTCGCCATCGCCAACAGGACCGACCACAGAGCCCAGGAGCTCGCATCAGCCACAGGGGGGTCCTTCCTGCCCTGGGACCGGTGGGAGGAGGAAGCCAAGGCCTCCGACGTGGTTATATTCACCACCGCCTCGCCGGAGCCCATTATGGACTGTGGCCCAAAGTCCCCTTGGTGTATGGACATGGGAGGCTCAGCCCAGGTCCGAGATATGGGCGGTAAGGTGCTGTCCATAGACCATCTGAAGGAGAGGTCCGAGGAACTGCTCAAGGACTACCGAAAGGATCTGACCAGGCTGGAGAGGGAGACCCAGGAGACCGCCCAAGCCATATGGGCGGACCTTCTGACCGTCCAGGGGGACGCGAACAGGAGGCTTGCTATGATGAGGGTGGGCCAGATCGTGGAGAGCCGAGCTTCCCAGACCGCCCAGAAAACCGGGGCCTCGGAGGAAGTTCTCAGACAGATGGCATGGAGCGTGGCGAAGGCGGTCCTGGCCCCGGTTCTGGACAGGCAGGGCCCTCACTCCTCCAGGCTATGGCGGGTCCTAGCGGAGGGGGTAGACCATGACTCGTAGATTTTCTCTGATGGCAGCGCTGGACAGCTCTCTGGGGCCCGTTCTGGTGGTCGGAGGGGGCTGCGTCGGGGAGAGAAAGATAAGAACCTTGCTCAGCGCCGATTTTCCCGTGACCTTGGTGTCCCCGGAGGCCACGTCAGGGCTTCAGGGCCTGGCTGGCAGGAGGCAGATAACCTGGCACAGGAGGACCGTCACAGAGGAGGACTTCTCGTCCCACAGAATAGCCGTCCTGGCCCTTTCCAGAGAGGACACACTGTCGGTGATGGCCCTGGTGAAAAGCCCCTGCCTTTTGGACTGTTGCGGCGCAAAAGAGCTTGGCAACTGGTCCCTGGCGGCCCAGTTCAGGACCGACGGACACCTTATAGGGGTCGGCAGCTTCGGCACGTCGCCGTCGGCCTCGGCGGACCTCAAGATGAACCTCCAAAGCTGGCTGGAGTCGGAGAGGGAGAGGCCTATCCTATTCAGCAGAAAGAGCACCTTGGCCAGGGCTCAGACAATGGAGGCCGCCAGAGCCCTCCAGTCCCTGGGGCTTCCGGTGGAGATAAAGACCATGTCCACCTGCGGAGACTCTAACCTGAGCTGTCATCTCTCCTCCTTCGGGGGATACGGCGCCTTCGTCAAGTGTCTGGAGGAGGCCATACTGGAGGGCAAGGGAGACGGGGCGGTACACAGCCTTAAAGACGTCCCTACTCTGCTCCCCGACGGCCTAGAGCTGGTGGCGGTGCTTCCCAGGGCGGCCACCTCCGACTTACTGGTGTCCTTCTGCCCAGGAGGGCTGGAGGGACTGCCGGAAGGGGCCCTGATAGGGACCGCCAGCCTGAGGAGAAAGGCCCAGCTTCTGAAGCTCAGGCCGGATCTCAACTTCACCCTCATAAGGGGAAACGTAAACACCAGACTGGCAAAGCTGGACACCGGCGAGATGGACGGCATAGTCCTCGCCAAGGCGGGGCTGGACAGACTGGGCATAAAGCCCGCCATGGCCACCGAGCTCCCCACCATACCGTCGCCCTGTCAGGGGATTATAGCCATAGAGGCCAGGACGGGATCCGCTCTGGCCGAGCAGGCCAGGAGGATAAACCACCGTCCGACCTGGCTCATGGCCCTGGCGGAGAGAGAGCTACTGAGGACCCTTCAGGTTGGCTGTCACGTCCCCTTCGCCGCGGTATCGTCCTGGGAGGGAGAATCGCTCCACCTGAGGGCTCAGGCCCTTTCGGAGCTGGGTGATTCGGTGGATATGGACATATCCAGGCCGGTCTCAACCGACGAGCAGGCCCAGGACCTGGGGAGGGAGATGGGCAAAAGACTGCTCTCCTCCCCTGAGGCCCTCTCCATGCTGAGGGCATCCTCATGACGGTGTTCTTAACCGGAGCGGGATGCGGAGGCCCCAGATGGCTCACCGCCGAGGCCAAGGAAATCCTTTCCCAGGCGGATCAGGTTGTCCACGACGACCTGATCCACCCGGACCTGCTACAGATGGCCCCGGAGGGATGCGGTTTTCACATGGTGGGCAAGAGAAAGGGACTACACTCTTCGTCCCAGGAGGACATAGAGGCCCTTTTGGTGGACCTGGGAGGTAAGTTTGAGGTCGTGGTGAGGCTGAAGGGGGGTGACCCCTTCGTCTTCGGCCGAGGGGGCGAGGAGGCCCTGGCCCTCCAGAGGGCCCAAATTCCATGGAGATACGTCCCCGGTATCACCGCCGCCATAGGGGGGCTGGGATCCCAGGGGATACCTTTGACCCATAGAGGCTCGGCGGAGACTGCCACACTGGTTACAGGCCACAGAAAGGACGACCGAGACGACCGGGAGCTGTGGGAAAGGATGGCCCAAGCCGGCGGTACCAGGGCCATATATATGGGGGCCTCCAAGGGACGGTCCATAGCCCGGTGGCTTATGGAGTCCGGCGAGAGGGAGGACCTTCCCTGTTCGTCGGTACACTGGGGCGGCTGGGGTCGGTCCACCAGGCGAGACTTCGGTTTGAAATCCGTCCCGGAGGACCTGTCCAGCCCGTCGATAATAGCCCTAGGGGACGTAGCGTCTTTGGGGCTAAAGCCCGAGGAAGGACCGTTGAAGGGGCTCCAGGTAGGAATAGTCAGACCCTACCCCGAGAGCTGGACCACCGCCAGGGAGTTGGAGGCCCTGGGGGCGGACTGCTACTCCCTGCCTCTCCTAAAACTAAAAAGGCTCGAGCATAACTGGGACCGAGACGCCATATCCCGATCGGACTGGCTGGTCCTGACCAGCCCCAGAGGAGCGGCTCTCCTGCCTGAGGCCCTAGATCTCCGTAGGATAGGCGGTAAGGTGGTCTCCATCGGGCCCGGGACCTCCAGAGCCCTCAGAAGGATAGGCATAGAGCCAGACCATGAGGCCGCAAGTCCGACCTCCGAGGGGCTGGCTGAGGCCCTTTCCAGGCTGGTTCGACCGGGAGATAGGGTTTGTTTTTTCCGAAACGCCCGTTCGTCCCAGCTGCCATTTCAGGCCGTATCGACGGCAGGGGCGATTCCCTTGGACCTCAAAGCCTACTCTATGGAGGCATCTAGGCTTCCAGGGGAGGATGCCTATCGGTCCTGCTGGGAAAGGACAGGGCTGGACTCGGTGGCCTTCGGAAGCGCCGCATTGGTGGAGGCCTATTTCGACCTGTTTGGCCCTCTGCCCGAGGGGACAATCCCTGTGGCCTGGGGGATCCACTGCGCCGAGGCGGTGAGGGATATCTTCAAAAGGGAACCATTGACCATGGAGGAGCCGTCCTATCAGGGGCTGGTCTCTTCCCTAGTAAAACTTAAAAGATAAGCACAGAGAGGATGGCTATCATGGACAACAAGAGCATGTTCGAGACCGCCTGTTCCCATCTGGTGGGAGGGGTAAACAGCCCTGTCAGAGCGTGGAAGGCGGTAGGAGGGACACCGAGGTTCTACGTCAGAGGAAAGGGCCCCAGGGTCTACGACGTGGAGGGAAGGGAGTATCTGGACTACGTCTGTAGCTGGGGACCTCTCATACTGGGACACTCCCATCCATCGGTGGTGGAGGCGGTCCAGAGGGCGGCGGAGATGTCCACCTCCTTCGGCGCCCCCTGCGTCCAGGAGGTTATGCTGGCAATGGCGGTAAAGTCGGTGTTCCCCTCCATGGAGAAGGTCAGGTTCGTCAGCTCCGGGACCGAGGCAACCATGTCGGCTTTGAGACTGGCGAGAGGCTTCACCGGCAGGGACAAGATCGTCAAGTTCGACGGATGCTATCATGGCCACAGCGACTCCCTCCTGGTGGCGGCGGGGAGCGGAGCCCTCACATTCGGGGTCCCGAACAGCCCGGGAATAACCGAGGGGACAGCAAAGGACACTTTGGTGTTGCCCTTCAACGACCTTGAGAGAGCGAAGGAGCTTTTTAGCTCCCAGGGAGACTCCATAGCGGCGGTGATAGTGGAGCCCTGGGCGGGCAACATGGGCCTGGTCCCTCCTGCGCCGGGCTTCCTCCAGGGCCTCAGGGACATAACCGAGAGCCACGGAGCGCTGCTGATCTTCGACGAGGTTATAACTGGCTTCAGAAACAGAAAAGGCGGGGCCCAGCAGGTGGCCCAGGTCACCCCCGATCTGACCTGTCTCGGCAAGGTCATAGGTGGAGGGCTTCCGGTGGGGGCCTTCGGTGGACCGGGAAGGATTATGGACCGCCTATCCCCCATAGGCGACGTCTACCAGGCTGGAACCCTATCGGGCAACCCCCTGGCGATGGCGGCGGGGCTGGCCACTTTAGAGGAACTGTCAAAAGAGAGCACCTACGACGCACTGGAGTCCAACGGCCTGGCCCTCCAGAGGGGGTTACAGAGGGCCGCCGACGAGGCTGGCGTTCCACTGTCCACCGTCGTCATGGGAGGTCTGGTGGGAATGTTCTTCTCCCCTTCCCACCCGACAAACCTGGAGGAGGTAAAGGCATCCAGGGCGGACCTCTACGGCCGGTTCTTTCAGGCCATGATGGACCGAGGGTACGCCTTCGCGCCGTCGGCCTACGAGACGGTAATGGTGTCATCCTCCCACAGCGAGAGGGACATAGAGTCCACCGTGGAGGCAGCAAAAGAGGTATTCGACCAGATGGCAAAAGGAGGGCTCGACCTTGAATGACATGAGATGTGGCTTCCCCGCCAACCGGCTCAGGAGGCTGAGGGGGAACCCGGTTCTTGCGGACTCGGTGAGGGAGACAATCCTCACGGTTCAAAACCTGATGATGCCTCTTTTCATCGTAGAGGGAAAGGGAATAAGGGAGCCCCTGGCATCCCTTGATGGAGTGGATCATCTGTCGGTGGACAGGCTGGAGGAGGTCGTGGACCCGGCACTGGAGCTAGGGGTCCGGTCCTTCCTGCTGTTCGGCCTTCCAGGGAAGAAAGACGGCAGGGGGAGCTCCGGCAGCGACCAGGACGGTCCGGTCCAGAGGGCCCTGAGGCATATGTCCAGTGGATACGGAAATCAAGTCCTCCTGGCCTCCGACGTCTGCATGTGTCAGTACACCGACCACGGCCACTGCGGAATCCTCAAAGAGGACGGATCGGTGGACAACGACTCCACCCTTAAGAGGCTGGGGGAGATCGCCGTCAGCCACGGAAGGGCGGGAGCCCATATGGTGGCCCCCTCGGCGATGATGGACGGCCAGGTGGGGGCCATAAGATCCGCACTGGACCGCTCGGGATTTGAGGGTGTATCCGTAATGGGCTACTCGGCGAAGTTCCACTCCGCCATGTACGGACCCTTCAGGGAGGCGGCGAACAGCGCCCCAGGCAAAGGA
This window contains:
- a CDS encoding precorrin-2 C(20)-methyltransferase; the protein is MKRTLIGIGVGPGDPDLVTVGAIKALKEADVALLPLAKEGGSSVAGSIVKSHLDRDWTSFVFPMKGREEERDGVILDQLERLRPLWEGAATIALPVIGDSTLYATVAWLFMQWRKLDPCMELRLIPGISAHSLAAARTGSFLAMGEERLSILPGTAPYSDLRDSLHASDCAAIYKPSALGEDLPRLMEETGPWPSAVRITKAGLPEERIEVGENALTPCEDYLSILILRRQGEGE
- a CDS encoding cobyrinate a,c-diamide synthase, whose translation is MTFPRIIVAGTHSGSGKTTVVMGIASALSKRGLRVQTFKTGPDYIDPGYHSVASGRPCRNLDSMLIDQDPLLELFHRSSEGMDLSLVEGVMGLFDGATGLDDRGSAASLARISRTPVVLVVDARSMARSAAAVVHGFASFDRSVNVAGVILNRIGSPRHFDMIKEAIQSSTKVAVLGYIPRDESISLPERHLGLVPAWEMDTPGLERLSSLVEDNIDLDELLKIALSSEAYPEHRRDLFSAQKLRGKVKVAVAMDRAFHFYYQDNLDILSHMGAEIVPFSPLEDSSLPEASAIYIGGGFPELTAEELESNHTMREDILKKAQLGMPIFAECGGLMYLVDRIETPDGVDRSMVGIFSGKVSMGKRLRALGYCHGETLRNTLFGPKGRAIKGHVFHWSSYEGPEDTSWALRLTKGDTNTMEGLAYKNVLASYLHVHFASDLSIAESFISSALEWQKKANRV
- the cobM gene encoding precorrin-4 C(11)-methyltransferase: MTKIPNPVHFVGAGPGAPDLITLRGKTLLETADLVIYAGSLVNPEILLWCRDSAVIMDSASMDLTEQVEAMERSFREGLSVVRLHTGDPSLYGAVAEQKRSLEDRGIPVVFVPGVSSLQASAAALGIQYTVPGGTQTLICTRRAGRTPVPQSESLEKLASHGATMVMFLSSDQAQEVAEDLITGGIAPETPSACVYRASWDDQIVIRSTLLELPGAMRERSIDRQALIIVGQCIDPGTSASLLYDRTFSHGFREGRE
- a CDS encoding precorrin-8X methylmutase translates to MYKRFMAPSDIEAKSFRILQEKMGRFQGTEEELAIVTRVAHATADVDFGKSLYIHPKAIESAIAALKAGKPVITDVEMVRAGIRKEGLSRLGGEVLTFLNDPDVAEMAKATENATRSQMAMRKAVAHMDGAIVAIGNAPTALFEVIDRIKSKDVRPAVVIGMPIGFVGAAESHQELMDLDYPSITAPGPKGGSPVAAATVNALIKLALGE
- the cbiE gene encoding precorrin-6y C5,15-methyltransferase (decarboxylating) subunit CbiE — encoded protein: MEKVYVVGVPPSMDYMIPLASRIIGSSHTLIGAPRLLDMFKDLKGKRLTPLQGGYGTCLEIIKNRAPEEKIAVLVSGDPCFYSLGTSLASAMPKEELEIVPAIGSMSLAFARLGLAWQDCVFLSFHGRADVDLDRAIKDPTRPVAVLTGGENGPSSVARAFLDAGPDRVCHVMSNLGMEGERIQPLTLSSLAKDSSDFPSLTVLVLEGLR
- a CDS encoding cobalamin biosynthesis protein is translated as MISVFSVSQRGAKTGERCASLVGGEHRRPPRDQLRSSVSQAWGQSKAIVMVGSIGVAVRVIAPLLQDKETDPAVIVVTEDGKTVIPLTGAHLGGGTDLSRSLGTGLEAEVVLTTSSDRTSSIAPDLLCSRWGWKIEGKRGLVDTNGALLDGKDLLYWIEEDQSMPPFPERYLRTPRRDLAQVIVSSKKRGLASDQVQLVPPSTVAGMGCRKGTAKTALLQELTEALEDHGLLIQSVGEIRTAWAKKDEPGLMALGEELGIPVTIMTDDEIKAVQGTFSPSAAEDHLGLPGVAEPCAASAGRLLGPRRAQNGVTVALAHRPLNFVGKLSVVGTGPGDSGYITLQAREAIDRADWVVGYRLYVDQLPQEWLEGKGVERYGMGQEEERVEAALSLARKGYRVALVSGGDPILFGMAGLARNMAMGVPLEVIPGLSAVQAAGATLGAPYSNGLIMLSLSDYLQPWRAIEVALEGAASTDLTVALYNPVRKGLEEKLDKVKYTFTARGYIDGWLIRDAGRPEESMRPIKLAELDHRDVDMRTMILLPGKNTVYRDGVLVDTRGYGKERTDSI
- a CDS encoding methyltransferase domain-containing protein, which codes for MIGPYRDEDFARLPKVPLTKAPIRALVASLLQPLHGRTVGEVGTGTGGITSELARAVGPGRVYSMDPSKEAIEVATKNLSDLGLIQRVTLIPQGAPEGLSTVPTLDGLVVGGHGGDLRSIIAASLPKMSAGSRIVVTANMPSTAVEALETMEACSMAPEMWQITPSMGHKTGAGWMLKALNPVFVVWGDVPQDRSEIKESLL
- the cbiD gene encoding cobalt-precorrin-5B (C(1))-methyltransferase CbiD, producing the protein MMDPLEKLGKVGDLQRGFTSGTSAQAAVKGAAIMAVTGVSVEYVEVTLPNGEDIEIPLTDLNAGPGWGSCCVVKRSGDDPDVTDGHRFCATVRVTDEEGVTLKGGVGVGKVTKQGLPVQPGEWAINPTPRRMMERDLSCLVPEGKGLEAMIWVPDGEELAKKTWNPRLGIEGGISIIGTTGVVEPKSTAAWEASIDLYVKVAAKEAGDGPMYLPLGYIGERLLSERYSIDLGKTVKTGDKVGYTLERCRAEGIKKALVVGHIGKLSKVAAGIFDTNYRSGDGRLETIAAWAGACGASAETVREILDLKLAEAAVAILQREGLDEALYHLARRSGERMADLLDQKMEIGVILTDLAGNVLSVWPEGLLEEERWKKFTS